The window CTGGTCATCGCCCACTACGGCGGCATCCATCAGATTGACGACAACGGCGTGCTCCGCGTCCGCAGCGGTATGCGGGGCGACTCGTTCGCTGTGACTCCTGACGGGTCCACCTTTTCCGTAACCGGCGGAACCACGGTATGGCACGACCGGCCGGACGGGGCCCAGGTCGTCGTCATGGGCCCCTGGCTCGGAAACACGGTGCTCCACCGACCGAGCGGCGCGGTGATCTCGTCCGGCCGGGACGGCCAGGTCTTGCTCACCGACAACACGTCGGGGACGGCGTCGCTCTTGAGTCTGCGGCCCGGTGGAGCGTCCTATGACGGACCGGCACCGGTGCTCGAAGTCAGCGCCGGTCTTGTCAACGGTTTGCACCGCGTCACCGCGATCGTTCATGCGCCGTCCCGCGGTCCGTGGAACATCAATGTGCGCGCCTGGATGTCCCCGTCCGGACTCTCGGCGAACTCCGGCTCCCAGCTCGGATCCTGGACAGCGGCAGCGGACACCTCACGCGGCGTGTACTTCACTCGCTTCGGGCCGGTCGAGGGGGCCAGCGCGGGCTCACTCGGAGGTCCACTGCTGCAGCCGGGACAGACGCTGCACATCGGGATGTTCGCCTGGGCCGAAAACGGCTCCGTCGCGCCGCCCAGCGTGATCGTTCCGGTGACGATCCCCGACCGGCCGACCCCCACGCCCACCTCCACGCCCACACCGACCCCCACGCCCACACCGACGCCCACGCCGACCCCCACGCCCACGCCCACGCCGGTGTCCACACCGGTGCCGGCGGCGGTCACCGGCGCGGCCACGCCGGGCGTGACGACCGGACGCCCCGCCACCGTCACAGGTCGGCTGACTCAGGTGTCCGGCGGCACCGGCATCGCAGGCGAACCAGTTCGACTGGAGAGCCGCCGCGCCGGAACCACCGCGTGGACACCGACGGCCGCCGTCACTTCCGCGGCGGACGGATCTCTGTTCTGGCGCCACGTTCCGCTCCGCAACACCGAGTACCGCTGGGTTCACCCGGCCACCAATCGCGCCGCCGGCGCCACCAGCGCGATCGCCCGGACCTTCGTGATTCCGACGGTGAGCATCTCTGCCCCGGCCAAAGTCAGGATCGGGAAGAGCATCGCGATCAAGGGTGCGATGAATCCGGCGGATCCGGGTCTGCCGATCGTGCTGGAGCAGAAGGTCGGCAAGGCGTGGAAGCCGGTGAAGGCGTCGAAGACGAACGCCCAGGGCAGATACTCCTTCTCGGTCCGTCCGGTGAAGGCGGGCAAGGTCGTGTACCGCATCCGGAAAGCAGCTAGCGCGGACCTCGGCCCCGCGACGTCGGCCTCCGCGACCGTGAAGGTCTCCAAGTAGGGCTGCGACTCGCCGAAGGGCGGAACTCGCGGCCCCACGCCGTCGTTCCTTCAAATGTGTCCATCCCGGCCCATAGACCGGGCGGGGCGGTATCCGGCCGCCTCGCCCCGCGCGCACTCCACGGGCGCACCTCGTGACCGAGGCCGCCTTCCTCCTGATCGCCCTCGCCCTCGTGGCCGCGTGCGGCCTGTTCGTGGCGGCGGAGTTCTCGTTCGTCACCGTCGACCGGGCCGCGGTCGACCGCGCCGCCGCGGACGGCGACCGTGCCGCGCGCGGGACCCAGCGCGCCCTGCAGACGCTGTCGACGCAGCTCTCCGGGGCGCAGGTCGGGATCACCGTGACGAACCTCGCGATCGGGTTCCTCGCAGAGCCCGCGATCGCGCGGCTCGTCGACGGACCACTCCGCGACGCCGGTGTCGCCGAGGGCTGGGTGCATCCCGTCGCTCTGACGATCAGCTTGTCGCTGGCGACCGCGGTCACGATGATCTTCGGCGAGCTCGTGCCGAAGAACCTCGCGATCGCGCGGCCGCTGGCGGTGGCCGGCGCCACGCAGGGCTTCCAACGCGGCTTCACGAGGCTGAACCGCGGGCCGATCCGCGTGCTCAACGGCGCGGCCAACGCGATCCTGCGCCGCTTCGGCATCGAGCCGCAGGAGGAACTGCGGTCCGCCCGCTCCGCCGAGGAGCTCGCGTCGCTGGTGCACCGCTCCGCCCTGGAGGGCGTGCTCGGTTCCCCGACCGCGACCCTGCTCGAGCGTTCCCTCGCCTTCGGTGACCGCACCGCCGGCGACATCCGCACGCCGCGCGTCCGAGTGCGGTCGGTGCACGCCGACGACCCGGCGTCCGCGGTCATCGCGCTCGCGCGCGAGACCGGGCTGTCCCGGTTCCCCGTCCTCGGCGACAGCGCCGACGACGTCCGCGGCCTCGTGCACGTGAAGCAGGCGGTGGCCGTCCCGGCCGAGCGCCGCGGGGAGGTGTCGGTCGCCG of the Sporichthya polymorpha DSM 43042 genome contains:
- a CDS encoding hemolysin family protein encodes the protein MTEAAFLLIALALVAACGLFVAAEFSFVTVDRAAVDRAAADGDRAARGTQRALQTLSTQLSGAQVGITVTNLAIGFLAEPAIARLVDGPLRDAGVAEGWVHPVALTISLSLATAVTMIFGELVPKNLAIARPLAVAGATQGFQRGFTRLNRGPIRVLNGAANAILRRFGIEPQEELRSARSAEELASLVHRSALEGVLGSPTATLLERSLAFGDRTAGDIRTPRVRVRSVHADDPASAVIALARETGLSRFPVLGDSADDVRGLVHVKQAVAVPAERRGEVSVAAIASPPVLVPDTLDLDSLSARLREHGLQMAVVVDEYGGVSGVVTLEDLVEELVGEIADEHDPGDQPVRPLRAGVWSLSGLLRVDEVRDRTGVALPDSDVYETVAGLVLHELGRLPEVGDTVAVEVRTESTPADAREAATAPARLAVLSMDRRRVDRVELTVDAS